A window of Thermodesulfobacteriota bacterium contains these coding sequences:
- a CDS encoding UDP binding domain-containing protein, translating into MDARNNSVSPEGEAFALPTPEDHALEFQRLEKLAAEQRTLGREVVVVVGVGFVGAVMAAVVADAEDGQGKPTKFVIGMQRPSPRSYWKIPLLNRGLSPVKSEDPEVDPMIARCVLHKKTLTATYTYEALRLADVVVVDVQCDYLKEELGNVRNGRADMDALEASLEVIAEHIPPSALVLIETTVAPGTTEQVAYPIMRKVFRRRGIASEPLLAHSYERVMPGREYVNSIRNFWRVCSGINDEARDRVVRFLEDVLNTRDFPLTVLDRPIESETAKIVENSYRATILAFLDEWSHFAERNGVDLIKVIGAIKVRPTHSNMIFPGPGIGGYCLPKDGGLGVWAYRHIHGFEDDIFKITPLAIDVNDTRALHVAQLVRDALRNMARPVAAADVVVLGASYREDVGDTRYSGSELLIRRLTEMGAEPRVHDPYVQHWWEFEKQDEYPSADYSWKRFFRNQEKLAELRVEQDLEKALSGADAVIFAVRHEAYLDLDPDRVVSTAGGPVAVIDCFGVLDDARIRRYFELGCEVKGLGRGHVKRIKDRVRAEREAALTGRERPAPDT; encoded by the coding sequence ATGGACGCACGCAACAACTCGGTCAGCCCCGAAGGGGAAGCCTTTGCCCTCCCCACCCCGGAGGACCACGCCCTGGAGTTCCAGCGGCTCGAGAAGCTCGCGGCCGAGCAGCGGACCCTGGGGCGGGAGGTCGTGGTAGTGGTGGGGGTGGGGTTCGTGGGGGCGGTGATGGCGGCGGTGGTGGCCGATGCCGAAGACGGCCAGGGCAAGCCCACCAAGTTCGTCATCGGCATGCAGCGCCCGAGCCCCCGGAGCTACTGGAAGATCCCCCTCCTGAACCGGGGCCTCTCGCCGGTGAAGTCGGAGGACCCCGAGGTGGACCCCATGATCGCCCGGTGCGTCCTTCACAAGAAGACGCTCACGGCCACCTACACCTACGAGGCCTTGAGGCTGGCCGACGTGGTGGTGGTGGACGTGCAGTGCGACTACTTGAAGGAAGAGCTCGGCAACGTGCGAAACGGCCGCGCCGACATGGACGCCCTGGAGGCATCCCTGGAAGTCATCGCCGAGCACATTCCCCCCTCGGCCCTGGTGCTGATCGAGACCACCGTGGCCCCCGGCACCACCGAGCAGGTGGCCTACCCCATCATGCGCAAGGTCTTCCGCCGCCGGGGCATCGCGAGCGAGCCGCTCTTGGCCCACAGCTACGAGCGGGTGATGCCGGGCCGGGAGTACGTCAACAGCATCCGCAACTTCTGGCGGGTGTGCAGCGGCATCAACGACGAGGCCCGTGACCGGGTGGTGCGCTTCCTGGAGGACGTGCTCAACACCCGGGATTTTCCCCTCACGGTGCTCGACCGCCCCATCGAGTCGGAGACAGCCAAGATCGTCGAGAACAGTTACCGGGCCACGATCCTCGCCTTCCTCGACGAGTGGAGCCACTTCGCCGAGCGAAACGGGGTGGATCTCATCAAGGTCATCGGGGCCATCAAGGTGCGCCCCACCCACTCGAACATGATCTTCCCCGGGCCGGGGATCGGCGGGTACTGCCTGCCCAAGGACGGGGGCCTGGGGGTTTGGGCCTACCGGCACATCCACGGGTTCGAGGACGACATCTTCAAGATCACCCCGCTGGCCATCGACGTGAACGACACCCGGGCGCTCCACGTGGCCCAGCTCGTGCGCGATGCGCTTCGCAACATGGCCCGGCCGGTGGCCGCGGCCGACGTGGTGGTGCTCGGGGCTTCCTACCGGGAGGACGTGGGCGACACCCGATACTCCGGCTCGGAGCTCCTCATCCGGCGGCTCACCGAGATGGGGGCCGAGCCCCGGGTCCACGACCCTTACGTGCAGCACTGGTGGGAGTTCGAGAAGCAAGACGAGTACCCGTCGGCGGACTACAGCTGGAAGCGGTTCTTTCGCAACCAGGAGAAGCTTGCGGAGCTGCGGGTGGAGCAGGACCTGGAAAAGGCCCTCTCGGGCGCCGATGCGGTCATCTTTGCGGTACGCCACGAAGCCTACCTGGACCTGGACCCCGACAGGGTCGTCAGCACCGCCGGCGGGCCGGTAGCCGTGATCGACTGCTTCGGCGTGCTCGACGACGCCCGGATCCGGCGCTACTTCGAGCTCGGGTGCGAGGTGAAGGGCCTGGGCCGAGGGCACGTGAAACGCATCAAGGACCGGGTGCGGGCCGAGCGGGAAGCGGCGTTGACCGGCCGCGAGCGCCCCGCCCCCGACACCTGA
- a CDS encoding glycosyltransferase family 2 protein, producing the protein MARKIRPLNLLIGGAFAALTIAFWALGNRPAAEPPWPSQVEGMSFSPLRMGSDPAMGEFPTREEIAADLSLLAGKVKSIRTYGVGGTLADVPELAGGHRMSVALGAWLTANQEENERELAALIAVARKHKNVTRVFVGNEVLLRGDLTAEQLAGYMDRARKALKVPVSTGEPWHVWLKYPELAAHADFLGAHFLPYWEGIDLDEAVQHVADKVGELQAAFPKKPVVLAEVGWPSNGRTRRSAVASEANEATFLRRFLARAQAEKYDYYLMEAFDQPWKSETEGAVGAYWGVYDVYRNQKFTFTEPIVRVPQWRTLAGASVVLALVTLAMLLLDGGTLRRRGRSFLAAVAHGVGAGAVWVGYDYAHQYLTPFTVTVGIALAVGFLGIALVLLTEAHELAEATWVTGRRRPFGPAAAPPSGDGNPDGALPLVSIHVPAYNEPPEMMVETLDALARLDYPRFEVLVIDNNTVQEAVWRPVEEHCRKLGQRFRFFHVAPLKGFKAGALNFALERTSPEAEVVAVIDSDYQVRPSWLRDLVPHFARPEIGFVQAPQDYRDEGESVFKAMCHAEYKGFFHIGMVTRNDRNAVIEHGTMTMIRTSVLREVGGWAEWCITEDAELGLRIFEKGYEGAYVEESYGKGLMPDTFVDYKKQRFRWAYGAIQILRRHRRELLGSVRTRLSRGQRYHFLAGWLPWLADGLNLFYTFAALAWSLAVVLDPKHVDPPLAVFTVPPLALFAFKVAKLVYVYRVRVGATRVQTAAAALAGLALSHAIAKAVVMGFLTTGKPFFRTPKCEDRPALVRALAAAAEEAALAAALWLAALGVGLAQGRDTPGSLLWCAVLLVQSLPYAAAVLLSLTNALPARPRPAPRAALAPTPSLP; encoded by the coding sequence ATGGCACGGAAGATCCGCCCCTTGAACCTGCTCATCGGCGGCGCGTTCGCCGCCCTGACCATCGCATTCTGGGCCCTGGGCAACCGCCCGGCGGCCGAGCCCCCGTGGCCGTCCCAGGTGGAGGGCATGTCGTTCTCGCCCCTGCGGATGGGGAGCGACCCCGCGATGGGCGAGTTTCCGACCCGGGAGGAGATCGCCGCAGACCTTTCCCTGTTGGCGGGCAAGGTCAAGTCGATCCGCACCTACGGCGTGGGTGGGACCTTGGCCGACGTACCGGAGCTCGCTGGCGGGCACCGCATGAGCGTGGCCCTGGGTGCCTGGCTCACGGCAAACCAGGAGGAGAACGAGCGGGAGCTCGCAGCGCTCATCGCGGTGGCCCGAAAGCACAAGAACGTGACTCGGGTATTCGTGGGCAATGAAGTCCTGCTTCGGGGCGACCTGACGGCCGAGCAGCTGGCCGGGTACATGGACCGAGCGCGCAAGGCCCTGAAGGTCCCCGTGAGCACCGGCGAGCCATGGCACGTATGGCTGAAGTACCCGGAGCTGGCGGCCCACGCGGACTTCCTGGGAGCCCACTTCCTTCCCTACTGGGAGGGGATCGACCTGGACGAAGCCGTCCAGCACGTTGCCGACAAGGTCGGAGAGCTCCAGGCGGCCTTCCCCAAGAAGCCCGTCGTCCTGGCCGAGGTGGGGTGGCCGAGCAACGGCAGGACCCGGCGCAGCGCGGTGGCCTCCGAGGCCAACGAGGCCACCTTCCTTCGCCGCTTCCTGGCCCGCGCCCAGGCGGAGAAGTACGACTACTACCTCATGGAAGCCTTCGACCAGCCCTGGAAGAGCGAGACCGAGGGGGCGGTGGGCGCCTACTGGGGGGTCTACGACGTCTACCGGAACCAGAAGTTCACCTTCACCGAGCCCATCGTCAGGGTGCCCCAGTGGCGCACCCTGGCAGGCGCCTCGGTGGTCCTGGCCCTGGTCACCCTGGCGATGCTCCTGCTCGATGGTGGGACGCTTCGCCGCAGGGGGCGAAGCTTCCTCGCGGCGGTGGCCCACGGGGTGGGGGCGGGAGCCGTGTGGGTCGGGTACGACTACGCCCACCAGTACCTGACGCCCTTCACCGTGACCGTGGGCATCGCCCTGGCCGTGGGCTTCCTGGGGATCGCCCTGGTGCTCCTCACCGAGGCCCACGAGCTCGCCGAGGCCACCTGGGTGACCGGTCGCCGCCGCCCCTTCGGCCCGGCGGCCGCCCCGCCCTCGGGCGATGGAAACCCCGACGGTGCGCTTCCCCTGGTCTCGATCCACGTGCCCGCCTACAACGAGCCTCCGGAGATGATGGTCGAGACCCTCGATGCCCTGGCCCGGCTCGACTATCCCCGCTTCGAGGTCCTGGTCATCGACAACAACACGGTCCAGGAGGCGGTCTGGCGGCCCGTGGAGGAGCACTGCCGCAAGCTCGGGCAACGGTTTCGCTTCTTCCACGTGGCGCCGCTCAAGGGCTTCAAGGCGGGGGCCCTGAACTTCGCCCTCGAGCGCACGTCTCCCGAGGCCGAGGTGGTGGCGGTCATCGACAGCGACTACCAGGTGCGCCCGTCGTGGCTCCGCGACCTGGTGCCCCACTTCGCGCGCCCCGAGATCGGGTTCGTCCAGGCGCCGCAGGACTATCGGGACGAGGGGGAGAGCGTTTTCAAGGCCATGTGCCACGCCGAGTACAAGGGCTTCTTCCACATCGGCATGGTGACCCGCAACGACCGAAACGCCGTGATCGAGCACGGCACGATGACGATGATCCGCACCTCGGTCCTGCGCGAGGTCGGTGGCTGGGCCGAGTGGTGCATCACCGAGGACGCGGAGCTGGGGCTTCGGATCTTCGAGAAGGGCTACGAGGGCGCCTACGTGGAGGAGAGCTACGGCAAGGGCCTCATGCCCGACACCTTCGTGGACTACAAGAAGCAGCGTTTCCGCTGGGCTTACGGCGCGATCCAGATCCTGCGGCGTCACCGCCGCGAGCTCCTGGGCTCGGTCCGCACGCGCCTCTCGAGGGGGCAGCGCTACCACTTCCTGGCGGGGTGGCTTCCCTGGCTCGCCGACGGGCTCAACCTCTTCTACACCTTCGCCGCCCTCGCGTGGTCGCTCGCGGTGGTCCTCGATCCCAAGCACGTGGACCCGCCGCTGGCGGTCTTCACGGTCCCGCCGCTTGCGCTCTTCGCGTTCAAGGTGGCGAAGCTCGTCTACGTCTATCGGGTCCGGGTGGGCGCGACCCGCGTCCAGACGGCGGCGGCCGCGCTCGCGGGGCTTGCCCTCTCCCACGCCATCGCCAAGGCCGTGGTCATGGGATTCCTGACCACCGGCAAGCCCTTCTTCCGCACCCCGAAGTGCGAAGACCGGCCCGCCCTGGTGCGCGCCCTGGCCGCTGCGGCCGAGGAGGCTGCCCTGGCCGCGGCTCTGTGGCTGGCCGCCCTGGGGGTGGGGCTCGCCCAGGGGCGGGACACCCCCGGCTCGCTCCTGTGGTGCGCGGTGCTCCTGGTCCAGTCCCTGCCGTATGCTGCTGCCGTTCTCCTCTCCCTGACCAACGCCCTCCCGGCCCGCCCCCGGCCGGCGCCCCGGGCTGCCCTGGCTCCGACGCCCTCCTTGCCGTGA
- a CDS encoding pitrilysin family protein, with protein sequence MRKVERPRLGRFPGGLQFLFVPNRAAPALALDLWVRAGSADEAPGEEGMAHLVEHMLFKGSERRGPGEAARQVEGLGGEINAYTSHDHTVYSLVLASRYAELGIEILADAVRAPSFDPAELEREKAVVVEELRRSRDLPHHVLSQLLFSHGYRVHPYGRSILGREETVGAFSPGDCQAFHRRWYRPGNMVLVAAGDAAPEVLEARVGELLSPGKPARAPRRRRPREPRAEGFRACFQARDLTEVYFDLAFPGPAARHPDVAAVDLLMAVLVQGEASRLQHRVKLDRNLVRTVSGGAYTPDDPGLLCFGGVAEPGRFGPAFEAIAEEVFRFQRELPGPRELERARENLEADFVYQKETAEGQARKAGFFHVVLGGTSEEDRYLARLHRVSAEDLRVAARKYFRADRAVLVALHPTAGPLGIAGDEAGSLLARAEAGARRPGRGGGRGRRASSREGLVRRVLPNGARILVKENRAVPIAAARAVFLGGLRREPPSLAGAYHLLGLALVRGTASRSAYDIAHEMDAVGGHLEGFSGRNSFGLKAELLSRYLEDGLDLFAEVLCHPTFPEEEVEKLRDDTLAALGMRRDNPAGYAFRLLEELLFGSHPYGRDVLGCPETVQGLDGEALRRLHGRADPRELAVAVAGDVDAGEVCDFFERALEVLEPGLEGGFDPAPPPRIEAPLVRELAWAAEQAHVAVGFPGTRLGSPDRAAVQVLTAVLAGQGGRFFRRLREERALAYAVSCSSLEGLDPGYLAGYAATTPARASEARECLLEEFALAARAGITAQELEQAQRKLVGGFELALQENASQAAQMALDEVYGLGHRSFETYARRIFGVSAADVTEAARRYLLPEAHACVVLRPAEGA encoded by the coding sequence ATGAGAAAGGTCGAGCGCCCGCGGCTGGGCCGGTTCCCGGGAGGCCTCCAGTTCCTCTTCGTTCCCAACCGGGCCGCGCCGGCCCTGGCGCTCGACCTGTGGGTGCGCGCCGGGAGCGCCGACGAGGCCCCGGGAGAGGAGGGCATGGCCCACCTGGTGGAGCACATGCTCTTCAAGGGCAGCGAGCGCCGGGGCCCCGGGGAGGCCGCTCGCCAGGTGGAGGGACTGGGCGGAGAGATCAACGCCTACACGAGCCACGACCACACCGTCTACTCCCTGGTCCTGGCCAGCCGCTACGCCGAACTCGGCATCGAGATCCTCGCCGACGCCGTGCGCGCGCCGAGCTTCGATCCGGCGGAGCTCGAGCGCGAGAAGGCGGTGGTCGTCGAGGAGCTGCGCCGCAGCCGCGACCTGCCCCACCACGTGCTCTCCCAGCTTCTCTTCTCCCACGGGTACCGGGTCCACCCTTACGGGCGCTCCATCCTGGGCCGGGAAGAGACGGTGGGAGCCTTTTCGCCCGGCGACTGCCAGGCGTTCCACCGCCGGTGGTACCGGCCCGGGAACATGGTCCTGGTGGCCGCGGGCGATGCCGCCCCTGAGGTGTTGGAGGCCCGGGTCGGGGAGCTCCTGTCCCCCGGGAAGCCTGCCCGGGCGCCCCGGCGCCGCCGCCCGCGGGAGCCCCGCGCCGAGGGGTTTCGCGCGTGCTTCCAGGCGCGCGACCTCACGGAGGTCTACTTCGACCTGGCCTTCCCGGGCCCTGCGGCGCGGCACCCGGACGTGGCGGCGGTGGACCTGCTGATGGCGGTCCTGGTGCAGGGAGAGGCCTCCCGGCTGCAGCATCGGGTGAAGCTCGACCGCAATCTCGTGCGCACGGTCTCCGGAGGGGCCTACACGCCCGATGACCCGGGGCTGCTGTGCTTCGGCGGAGTGGCGGAGCCCGGACGCTTCGGTCCGGCCTTCGAGGCCATCGCCGAAGAGGTGTTCCGCTTCCAGCGCGAGCTGCCCGGCCCGCGGGAGCTCGAACGGGCCCGGGAGAACCTGGAGGCGGACTTCGTGTACCAGAAGGAAACCGCCGAGGGGCAGGCCCGCAAGGCGGGCTTCTTCCACGTGGTGCTGGGGGGGACCTCCGAGGAGGACCGGTACCTGGCCCGCCTGCACCGGGTATCGGCGGAGGATCTGCGGGTCGCGGCCCGAAAGTACTTTCGGGCAGACCGCGCGGTGCTGGTCGCCCTGCACCCCACGGCGGGGCCGCTGGGGATCGCGGGCGACGAGGCCGGATCGCTCCTGGCGCGAGCCGAGGCCGGGGCGCGGCGCCCGGGCCGTGGGGGCGGGAGGGGGCGCAGGGCCTCCTCCCGGGAAGGGCTGGTTCGCCGGGTGCTGCCCAACGGGGCGCGGATCCTGGTGAAGGAGAACCGGGCGGTTCCCATTGCAGCCGCCCGCGCGGTGTTCCTCGGGGGGCTGCGCCGGGAGCCGCCGTCCCTCGCGGGGGCCTACCACCTCCTGGGGCTGGCGCTGGTTCGCGGAACCGCGAGCCGCAGCGCCTACGACATCGCCCACGAGATGGACGCCGTGGGCGGGCACCTGGAGGGATTTTCCGGGAGAAACTCCTTTGGCTTGAAAGCCGAGCTTCTTTCCCGGTACCTGGAGGACGGCCTGGACCTCTTCGCCGAGGTCCTGTGCCATCCCACCTTCCCGGAGGAGGAGGTGGAGAAGCTCCGGGACGACACCCTGGCCGCCCTGGGAATGCGCCGGGACAACCCCGCCGGCTATGCCTTTCGCCTCCTGGAGGAGCTCCTCTTCGGGTCGCACCCCTATGGGCGCGACGTGCTGGGGTGCCCCGAAACGGTGCAGGGGCTCGATGGCGAAGCGCTGCGCCGGCTCCACGGAAGGGCCGATCCGCGGGAGCTCGCGGTGGCCGTGGCCGGAGACGTGGACGCCGGCGAGGTGTGCGACTTCTTCGAGCGGGCACTGGAGGTTCTGGAGCCGGGGCTGGAAGGAGGGTTCGATCCCGCGCCTCCTCCTCGGATCGAGGCGCCCCTCGTGCGGGAGCTGGCGTGGGCTGCCGAGCAGGCCCACGTGGCCGTGGGGTTCCCCGGTACCCGTCTGGGGAGCCCCGACCGGGCCGCGGTTCAGGTGCTCACGGCCGTCCTGGCCGGCCAGGGAGGGCGCTTCTTCCGGCGCCTGCGGGAAGAGCGGGCCCTGGCCTACGCTGTCTCCTGCTCCAGCCTGGAGGGGCTCGACCCGGGCTACCTGGCGGGCTACGCGGCGACGACCCCCGCCCGGGCGTCGGAGGCCCGGGAGTGCCTCCTGGAGGAGTTCGCCCTCGCGGCCCGCGCAGGCATCACCGCCCAAGAGCTGGAGCAGGCCCAGCGAAAGCTCGTGGGGGGCTTCGAGCTGGCCCTCCAGGAAAATGCCTCCCAGGCGGCCCAGATGGCCCTGGACGAGGTCTACGGCCTGGGGCATCGAAGCTTCGAGACCTACGCCCGCCGGATCTTCGGCGTGAGTGCCGCCGACGTTACCGAGGCGGCCCGCCGCTACCTGCTTCCCGAGGCCCACGCCTGTGTGGTGCTGCGCCCGGCGGAGGGCGCCTAG
- a CDS encoding penicillin-binding protein activator, with product MPRIGVELEGRVFVPARRPPEGVPAERLPEPAPEPVPAGERPREAMEEPEVPEPAAPAVAEPTPEGLLAEDRFAEALELLDEAGEAAPPAVWRLRAEALQGLGRRTEAVWAYVAALPGADEIDAEDLRARSRALLDALGEEELARVAQECPLCPEGGYARLRRARLLYGHGQAGEAEALLGGVLSDFPEDPLGRVAEALLAQWVAVRSVVPGLYGLILPLSGPLQPIGERALRGALVASRLFEAGGEPGIRLLVEDSRGEPEDAARAVRALAARGVVGIAGPLKGSAAAEAARVARELGVPLIAPTPAPAAAGGGSFRLYLREEDEMARLAEHALGEAGLRRFAILYADTPLGRRYRDLFWGEVVARGGEITGVEAFPPGSRDHGDPIRRLTGVFGLTPAEVRERFVEQERERLVREQALLVALGLAAETDPEPEPTVDSDRLARFKPPPVVDFEAVFVPVSSVEAGQIAPQLPFHDVERVTLLGIRTWNHPALVQVGEEYVAGALFPAEFHPALAEARELVAAYQAEYGEPPGVIEAYAADAVRLLAGGAALLEPETRPALRRRLESLWAAPGVMGPLTTHPGGDVAAQAKILTVRRGRIVPVAP from the coding sequence GTGCCCCGCATCGGGGTCGAGCTCGAGGGGCGGGTGTTCGTGCCGGCCCGCCGCCCTCCGGAGGGCGTGCCGGCGGAGCGGCTCCCGGAGCCGGCTCCCGAGCCCGTCCCGGCAGGGGAGAGGCCCCGGGAAGCCATGGAGGAGCCCGAGGTCCCGGAGCCGGCGGCGCCCGCCGTCGCGGAACCCACGCCCGAGGGCCTCCTGGCCGAAGACCGCTTCGCCGAAGCACTGGAGCTCCTGGACGAAGCCGGGGAGGCAGCCCCTCCCGCCGTCTGGCGCCTGAGGGCAGAAGCCCTCCAGGGGCTGGGTCGCCGCACCGAGGCGGTGTGGGCGTACGTCGCCGCCCTGCCGGGCGCGGACGAGATCGACGCGGAGGACCTGAGGGCCCGGTCGCGCGCCCTCCTCGACGCCCTGGGGGAGGAAGAGCTCGCGCGGGTCGCCCAGGAGTGCCCCCTGTGCCCCGAAGGGGGATACGCCCGCCTGCGCCGGGCCCGGCTGCTGTATGGGCACGGGCAGGCAGGGGAGGCCGAGGCGCTGCTCGGGGGGGTGCTCTCCGATTTCCCGGAGGATCCGCTCGGGAGGGTCGCCGAGGCGCTGCTCGCCCAGTGGGTCGCGGTGCGGTCGGTGGTTCCGGGCCTCTACGGACTCATTCTTCCCCTCTCCGGCCCGCTCCAGCCCATCGGCGAGCGGGCCCTGCGGGGCGCCCTCGTCGCCTCTCGGCTCTTCGAGGCCGGCGGGGAGCCGGGCATCCGCTTGCTGGTGGAGGACTCCCGCGGCGAGCCCGAGGATGCGGCCCGGGCGGTGCGTGCGCTGGCGGCCCGCGGCGTGGTGGGGATTGCGGGTCCTCTCAAGGGCAGCGCGGCGGCCGAGGCCGCCCGGGTCGCGCGGGAGCTCGGCGTTCCGTTGATTGCGCCCACCCCTGCGCCGGCGGCGGCCGGCGGCGGCTCCTTCCGCCTCTACCTCCGGGAGGAGGACGAGATGGCCCGCCTGGCGGAGCACGCCCTGGGGGAGGCGGGGCTTCGCCGGTTCGCCATCCTCTACGCGGACACCCCGCTGGGCCGGCGCTACCGGGACCTCTTCTGGGGCGAGGTCGTGGCCCGGGGAGGGGAGATCACCGGGGTCGAGGCGTTTCCCCCCGGCTCCCGCGACCACGGCGACCCGATCCGGCGGCTCACGGGGGTCTTCGGGCTCACCCCTGCCGAGGTGCGAGAGCGCTTCGTGGAGCAGGAGCGGGAGCGGCTGGTGCGGGAACAGGCCCTCCTGGTGGCCCTGGGTCTCGCCGCAGAGACCGACCCCGAGCCCGAGCCGACGGTGGACTCCGACCGCCTGGCGCGCTTCAAACCGCCCCCCGTGGTGGACTTCGAAGCGGTGTTCGTCCCGGTCTCGAGCGTGGAGGCCGGCCAGATCGCCCCCCAGCTTCCGTTCCACGACGTGGAGCGGGTTACCCTGTTGGGAATCCGCACCTGGAACCATCCGGCGCTGGTCCAGGTGGGCGAGGAGTACGTGGCCGGCGCCCTCTTCCCGGCCGAGTTCCACCCGGCCCTTGCCGAAGCCCGGGAGCTCGTCGCCGCCTACCAGGCCGAGTACGGGGAGCCTCCCGGGGTGATCGAGGCCTACGCCGCAGACGCGGTGCGCCTGCTCGCCGGGGGGGCGGCGCTCCTCGAGCCCGAGACCCGGCCGGCCCTTCGCCGCCGCCTGGAGTCCCTGTGGGCCGCTCCCGGAGTGATGGGTCCCCTCACCACCCATCCCGGCGGCGACGTGGCGGCCCAGGCCAAGATCCTCACCGTGCGCCGGGGGCGCATCGTCCCGGTGGCCCCGTGA
- a CDS encoding Uma2 family endonuclease: protein MPQPVAKKATYEDLLALPDHVIGEILGGELIVTPRPSRKHAKAAFALSGELAPPYDFGRGGPGGWILLVEPEVRIGEHTVVPDLAGWRKERFPSEEDHNWISAVPDWVCEILSPHTIRTDRVRKMGIYREHAVPHAWLLDPGNKTLEVFALRDGAWVVLGFYAEDDRVRAEPFPEVEIDMGNFWLE, encoded by the coding sequence ATGCCCCAGCCCGTCGCCAAGAAGGCGACCTACGAAGACCTCCTCGCCCTTCCCGACCACGTGATCGGGGAGATCCTCGGCGGGGAGCTGATCGTGACCCCCCGGCCGTCGAGGAAGCACGCCAAGGCCGCCTTCGCCCTGAGCGGCGAGCTCGCGCCTCCCTACGACTTCGGGCGCGGCGGCCCCGGCGGCTGGATCCTCCTGGTCGAGCCCGAGGTCCGGATCGGAGAGCACACGGTCGTCCCGGATCTGGCGGGCTGGAGGAAGGAGCGCTTCCCCTCAGAGGAAGACCACAACTGGATCTCCGCCGTCCCGGACTGGGTTTGCGAGATCCTCTCTCCCCACACGATTCGGACGGACCGGGTGCGAAAGATGGGCATCTACCGGGAGCACGCCGTGCCGCACGCGTGGCTTCTGGACCCGGGCAACAAGACCCTGGAGGTGTTCGCGCTCCGGGACGGGGCCTGGGTGGTCCTGGGATTCTACGCCGAGGACGACCGGGTGCGCGCCGAGCCCTTTCCGGAAGTCGAGATCGACATGGGGAACTTCTGGCTCGAATGA
- a CDS encoding Hsp20/alpha crystallin family protein encodes MSRIPRDILERLEYFRQEVEALFRRLFGEEAGLAGLEDKPPWPPVDVIETEDEILVRADLPGADRGAMELYGAPSFLVLRGTKPPDTHRWTYLRLERTFGPFQRLVVLPASGDPARGRARYRDGVLEIRVPRVEERRKTHRQIPIE; translated from the coding sequence ATGAGCCGGATTCCCCGCGACATCCTGGAACGCCTGGAGTACTTCCGCCAGGAGGTGGAGGCCCTCTTCCGGCGGCTCTTCGGCGAGGAGGCCGGGTTGGCCGGCCTGGAGGACAAACCCCCCTGGCCGCCGGTGGACGTGATCGAGACCGAAGACGAGATCCTGGTCCGGGCAGACCTGCCGGGGGCCGATCGGGGCGCGATGGAGCTCTACGGCGCGCCGAGCTTTCTGGTGCTTCGGGGGACCAAGCCCCCGGACACCCACAGGTGGACCTACCTGCGCCTGGAGCGCACCTTCGGGCCCTTCCAGCGCCTCGTCGTGTTGCCGGCGTCAGGCGATCCCGCCCGGGGCAGGGCGCGCTATCGGGATGGCGTCCTCGAGATCCGAGTTCCCCGGGTCGAGGAACGGCGCAAGACCCACCGGCAGATCCCCATCGAGTAA